GAATACTCGGTCCGATCGAGAGCGTGTCGTTTAACGCCATGCCTTTGGCGTCTTGATATGATCCGTCGAAAACCACTCGAAGTTTCCGACCCAATACGGGATGATGTGGCAAGTAGAAATTCCTACCCTTGGGAATTTCGGTCGGTGAGATTTCTCGCATATGTCCTAGCTCCTGGTATTCCCTCATGAACTTTACGTAGTCGTTACGTAATTGTTGATTCTGTGCTAAACGTCGTTCAACTGATTTGAACCTCTGCAACGCTCCTTGAAGTGTATCTGCGAATTGTGTTTCGGATACTTTAAACGGAAGTTCCACTATGTACTTGCCTTGTTCGTCTCGAGTGTGTGTTGCAAGAAAGtgtttctccacctcctcgtcTTCAGGTTGAACTTCTGCCTTGCGTTGTATGCTCTCCAGCTCCCAGAACCTTCTGAGATAAGCATCGATGTCTATTGTCGTTGTGAGTGCCGTAGCGCTGCATGCGCGTGATGAAAGCAGTGATGTAATTACCCATCCGAAAATTGATGATATAGCAATGAGCTTTCCTTTGTCGTCGTAGATTTTTCTTCCAGTTATAACACTCCAAACGTGTTCGCTGCCCAAAAGAATGTCAATTGGGGCATTCGTGCTAAATTGCGAATCTGCCAATTGCAGATCGTTGAAAACTCGAAGTACAGACGCGTCGATGGTCTGCCTTTCCAATGATGACGTAATCTTTCCAAGCACGTGAGCCTGGACTACCAGCTGATCTTGCGAAATACGGGATTGGATGCTTATAGTGCTGCATCCCCTTGTAGTGTCTGCTTTGGTTGATGAAATTCCCGTAACCAGTATGCGTGATGGCGTACGAGCCAAACCAAGTGTTTGTATACAGCGTTCAGATATGTACGACAGTTCTGAACCCGTGTCCAATAGGAGTCGGCATGCAACCAAATCTCCCTTTGCGTTGCGAACGTTGACCATGGCCGTCGGCAAGGTGCTCCTGTTCCatccagttgattgttgtgaatTTGCAGTGCCTTGTGCACATACCATTGCTGCAGAACCTTCTGCTTGTGCGATGTGACTCGTAGTCACCGTTGAGATGTGTGCGCTAggatcctcctgatcctcaccAGTTTGAGAGATTGTTCCAATAGCCTGTTGCGTGCGTTGCAGGTGCAACAGTGAGTGATGCTGACCTTTACATTGTCTGCACTTGAACGTAGATTTGCATTTTCTGACCCCATGACCAGGATTCAGACAATTGTAACATAGAGCGTTttccttggcaaacgaaaaccTCTGTCCTGCTGACATATCCAAGAATTGTTGGCATCCATACAGACGATGCTCTGTAGAATGACATTTGCTGCACTTGTTTCCTTCAAGTACAACCAGCGAATGTGTGACCTTCCTTCCCTTGTCACCGATTGAGGCTGTAGTCTTGCCTCCGATTGTTTCACGCTTGCTGAGCTCTAGTTCCTCGCAACgtgcatccaaaaatttgaagaattccTCCAGTGTGGGTGAGTCTGTCTCCACACTGCGCTCGATCCACCTGCGTCGAGTATCTGCATCCAGCTTCTCCAGCGTCAAGTAGATGATCCAACAGTCTCGTCCTGTTTCCTCTATGGCATCCAAACCACGCACTATTTCATTGGCGCCGTCTGACACCTTCCGTAATGTTGCTGTATCcgaccttgttgttgttggcagcttCATAAACTGCTCCAATAGTGAATTCACGATATGCCGTGGACGATTATATCTTTCATTAAGTCGCTCCCACGCAGTGTTGTAAGCTGAATCCGTAATAGCCAAATGTCGTACCAGATTTGCAGCTTCGTCGATCAGAAGAGATTTcaaatgatgaaatttgtgcgtatttgtcaaattcgccttgttgtgaattgtgctctcatatatgtctttgaaagctggccactctgaataattgccagcgaaccgtttaatttgaattttaggcaattcgctttgagctgatgcccctaccatttgagcactacctgaattcgccgcgtaggcgtctcctccttcaggtctcgacatgtttgcagtggctcgatttgccgccaactgctcgaagagttgttgttgttgttgtagcaaacttattattgcgtcgttgttttgcagcacgccgctgccgttttcACTGTTCCCAATTGATGGACTAGGTCTTGTACCTACCATCGCCGAAAGTAATGCATGCGCCCTTAGATATTTTTCCTCGTAGAATATGTTGTCATGCTCCGGATCCACATAGCCATCTACTTCGTCGAGCATAGCTATTTCATCACCAAATCTATTGAAGTCTTTCCATGTTGTGTTGAGATGCTCCAGCCGCGAAGACACCTCTGCCCGTGTGGCGTTCGAATGTTGCGCGTCCTCAGCCCAAGCCAAGCTCCGTGTGATATTGGCCTTGAGTCTGGCGCGCCCTTTTGtcaatgcttttaattgctccatgccgagaaacaattacaaatgagaaccaatgcacagaaaactacaaaacaaatccggatgcgaaggaccaaacaatgatccccaaccggcaagacgaatgagtagtggactgtagagtaatatgttcttgtcagtttcgctgtctaattggtactaagaaaattttacatttgtggaacttaacgataggtgtgtgtgtgcatacatgttgtggattgtaaagctagttggtatagaaaatataaagatgacaatataggtgacttataaactatgtatcgatagtccATTCCTAAACAGACACTAACAGTTGGACCTTCCACTATTTTTACATCTGCTAAATCGTCTTTTTGCAATCCATCTTCTTTATCTTGTGACAGTTTATCAGTAGGATCAACTTGCCTTAATCCTCTATTATCCTGCTGTGATCTATCTCTGATTTCTTTAAGAAGATTTTCAGGTGGAGTTTGATCACTTTGTTCAATGTTCTCTAAGCTCTTCTTTAACTGTTCAGGATTTACTTGAGATTGTTCATTATTGTCATGAGTTGGAGATGAATAGCCCGAGTCACTTTTATTATTGAGTGCTGTAGCAGAGAGCGGCTGTTCACTTTCTTTCCACTTAGCATCACTAGCATCTTGGTTATCACTGTTATCTGGAGAAGATGAATAAGGAATTCTGTCCTTTAATGTCTCTAACGGTGATGGGTTATTTTTTCTACTTCCTGCAATTGATGCTTTTCTATCATCAACATCAATGTGCCGTAAGTTGTTTTTCTTGAAATTTCTGATGTCTTGTAACAGATCGCCTTTGCTATTTCCTTCTTGTTGCTGGGTTTTAGGTTGTTGCTGATCATTAGGTGTTTGCTCACTTCTATCTGGTTTTTGGCTTCCAGGTACAGCATGTCCAAATGTAGGATTGTCATACCGTTCATCTTCTTGCCTATTATCTTGATTGTGGCTTACAGACTTGGTGAAAGTAGAACTATCTGAAGAATCAGAAGTTGCACCTTTTTGCTGATTATTAGGTGTTTGCTCATTTTCGCGCAAGTCATCTGGTTTTTGGCTTCCAGATTTGGCTCCCCCTTGCTCATcgaaaacaccttttttagGTGGTAGTGAACTAGTTCTAGGTGGAAGTGGCGGAGGAGTTTTTTTGTTCTGAGGATTCTCCTCAAAAAGCGATTGTAGGTTATAAACTTGACCTCCCGAATTTGCTTCTCGTGCTGCTTGTCTAAGCTCACGCTTTTCTTTAGCCTCCTGAGAATTAATTTTATCGTCAAAATCTTTTCCAATTCCGCTATCGTAAGACTGCCCTCTGCTGTTAGATTGTGGTCCAAAATGTGAATGGTGATCTTCTTTTTTTCGAGTTATATCAGTAGCTTGAACGCTAACATCTCTATTAACATCAATTCTTGTTGTAGTTTCAGATGATAGCTCGTTACTGTCTTTATTATGTTGCACCTCATTcacttttcctttttccctGAATTCTATTTCATGCAAGAATAAACCACCTATTTTTACATCTCTGTTTACTTCTAACCGTTCTAGAGAAAAATCATCACCTTTAACAAGGTCTACACCGTTAGCATCAATCTTAATTTTGATCTTACATTCTTTCCCCTCCGCATACCACTTTAAAGTCATTTCATATGAACCATCAGTTACGACATAATGtcttatttttttcccttCTTCCTCGGCAACAAAACCATGCATTCCGCTCTTTCCATCACTATGCAATGTTGAAAATCCCGAGATTTCATTCTTCTCACAAAAATCACTATTTAAAAATTCGCTAattttaaactcttttttgTTATCTCCCAGCGTAATACTTGCGTGATTACCGTATATTGAAACTCCTGCAACATCATCAACATACTCTTTCAACCTTTCTTTAACTTCACTTTCAAGCTCTTGTCCAGCTTTCTTTGTCTTGTCGCATTTCTGAAGAATAACTCCATATGCTTTATCTTTGTTTTCTTCTTCGTCCCAATTCCAGTTGGCGTGTTTTGTTAAAAACTTTACTGTGTTAAAATCAACTCTAGCATTATAAATTGGGTCGtcttccttttttattttatcaaataaaggaaaaatttCTTGAATGCGCTCATTATAAATGTGTTCTTGTTGTGTATCGTTAGTGCCCATATATCCCTCACTAATAACCCTCTGCCTTTAGTTCTAGCTAATACTAGCTAATATAATTATCACAAGCATTGGTTGAATTTTTATTAAGGAAGGTTGTGTTACTAATGTGATGACACAAGCTATTTTATGGTAACATCAAACGATTTAAGTTGTCATTCCAGTCTGGAATCCAGCCTTTCACGAACCCCATCAAAAATGTTGTGTTTTAACATAAGATTAGCTACTTTTATGCTCACTAACTTAGTGCCAATCAAGattcctggatcccagtgtctgggcactgggatgacatccTTCTTGGCGGAAATCACTCTTATATCACAACAGCTGCATAGCCTAAATTGCTTTAGCTATAGCTCTGTTTTTGCAACTTCAAATATCTGCTACTCATAGTAAACACTTCTGGATCTTGAGAGGTTAGCTTGAGTATAGCGAGTATGTTGATAAACAACAAAGCGGCGATCGAAATATCAGCAACATCCCATAGCAATTGAACTTTACCTATCGCACCAAGCGGAATAATCAAGGTAAAAATTACAACCCAGATTTTAGTGTATTTATTATCCATAGACACATAGCGTATTGTCTGTTTTGAGCAAAAAAACCAAGTAAAAATAGTagtaaaagcaaaacaaaacattATGGCCATAATTAAATAGTCAATATAAGGCCAATTCATTGCCTTTCTAAAAGCAAATATGCACATGTTAGTGCTCTCTAAATCAGTGACCCAAGAATCTGTGACAAGCAGTACCATTGTTGTAATAAACACTATAAACGCAACTATAAAAGGCGATATTATCGTAATTAGACTCTGctcaataataaatttattattatttttcttaggAACAATTGAAGAATGTACGATTCCTTCAAGGCCAAGCCCTATATCTGTTGCAAAAATACCTCGCAAAGTTCCTACTTGAATAATAGTCAACATTTCTAGAATCAAACCTAGAGATAAACCAGAGTTAAAGCTACTGGTTGTAAAAAAACTGCTTGTTATTAGTTTTAGAGAAGGAAGAATATTTtcactaaatttaaataatatgaTACCGCAAAGTGTGAGGTAACTTACCGTCATTATCGGTATCATAGCtgatataaaaattttaattttttttaagctgagagctgcaacaacaaaaaatattatggcCATTACAATGCCACCAATGACTACAGGCACATCTATCATGTTAAGTGGTATTGATAGAGAATTTACCTGAACAAGGTTACCAACTGTTATTGAAACCATTATCATAACAACTAGAAACACAATTGTAGCTTTTCTAGAGTTAAATGCATCAGCCATGTAGGCTACAGGGCCACCTATAAACCGTCCGTTCTTTTCCTTTCTGGTTTTTATACTTAGATAACAAGTGACATATTTTATCACAGAAGTGATAACAATAATTATCGCCATCCACAAAATAGAGCCCGGTCCTCCGGTTTTTAGAGCAACAGCAGTTCCTGAAATATTTCCTACTCCTAAATTTCCCCCTAAAATTGTAAACAGAGCGGCTATAgaagaaaatttattttctccttttttagCTCCAAGGAGTGAAAGGGCGTATGGTAATCTAAATACCTGTAGCCATTTTAGTTTAATCGATAGGTAAACACCAGCAACTAGCATGAGTAATATTGTTGGCAGTAATAAAACAAACTTTACTGTATCCATCTGTAAAAGTgagatttttatttgagtatacaacaaaaattgaaaataccTAACCTATTTTCTATGTATGACTTCGTTTCCGTCATTCTAGAAACCTTGTATCTTGAAAAAAGCATCTagtgtttttaagcttaagcattaggtggagaagggaagaactctggaagattccttagatataaaatctgtagaaaagaaaagagttccCTTCTCAAAAGTAGAGGCTGGACGGTATCGTAGAAAGGCCTAAATGGTTCTAATTCTGTATTCACAAGGTAAgccttacttttcatttttaatagtagtatatggagttatatatgatcaacaactttttaggtatagatgtttcaaaagaacgctttgatgtttctctctcattcataagtaaaaaaggaaagcgtgaaactaggaaaaggaaatttaaaaatgatgatactgggtttcaaggtctactgaactttctacaaaaacataacgtagaagaagtaaaagcttgcatggaatccactggttgttatagcgaagctttggctgagttcctccacaacgctggatatttcgttagtgttgtaaacccagcttgcataagattttatgcaaaaagtaagcttacacgacaaaagaatgaccagactgatgcagagattattgcagattattgtcaaagacaggaaccttctcgttggacaccaccttctcctgaaaagaaaaaattaaaacatctttatcgttgctcaaatgcgttaaaggatgagttaacattagcaaataatcatttagaaaagaaagagagactgcctaaagaagttgcaaatgcttgggaagaccttgcaatgaacatagagcaaaaaatagaaacaataaaaaactccatacgcgaactattaaaacaacacaaagaaTTGTTGGAAGATTTTCAACTCCTATTAACTATTCCAGGAATAGGAGAGGAAACAGCAATAGCTATTTTAGCTGAAATTCCTGGTATAAAAGCCTTTATAAATGCTAGGCAATTGGCAGCATATGCTGGAACTATACCACAAAATATAACATCAGGCTCATCCGTACATGCCAAGCCCAGATTAAGTAAAACCGGTTCACGAACATTACATAAAGCAATGTACTTTCCTGCTATAGCAGCTAAAAAGCATAATCCTATCATTATGGCTTCTtgcgaaagattaaaagagaaaggcaagcatgctatggccatagttggtgctgcaatgcgtaagttacttcatatagtttttggtgttttaagttcaaaaaaggcctttgatccagatcatatcaagaactatagggctaaaaggttaactgaaggtttagtactttaaaatcaaaaaatgcttctaattcatcttatgtaaaatggcatcttacacaaatttattgaatgttgttggttagtggatatgttgataagtaaatttctgctgttttatatgtaactaatttacttatcaacatatccactaactataatctgtatactgctacacagttggaagtattttttgattttattatgcaatttggagaatttttatgacttttttgttgactAACAAGACGGTATCTTTTCTTGTCATCCAAGTAGCGTGACACATAACTGTACGAACATTGTAATATGGTACAATGTTAAGAcgatgtcattccagtgcttgacactggaatccagctTTTAATGCAACCCCTCACCAAAAATATTGTGTTTTAACATAAGGTTAGCTACTTTTATACTCACCAACTTAGTGTCCAatctggatcccagtgtctgggcactgggatgacatctTTTTTCTTGGTACAAATTACTCTTATATCTCAATGTTCGTACAGTTAGTGCGTGACACTTGTATCTTTATGATGTGAGGCATTAGAGCTAAAATACCTCACAGGGAGGGTGAAGCTGATGCGACACTAATGCCATTAAGCCAGATTTTGCTTCCCTCCCATAGAGTTAAAGACTGAACAGTATCTTTTGGAATTATATCCCGTATTACAAGGTTAGTCTAAACTCTCAGTTTATTTATAGTCTTGGAGGCAATTTTATGCAAGTAAATGCTATTTTGGGTGtggatatttcaaaaaagaaatttgatGTTTGTTTGTTAGTGGACAGTAAAAAACGACACAAAGTCTTTCAAAATAATCAAGATGGTTTTGCAAAACTTGTAGTTTGGTGCAATGGCCATGGAGCAAATCTTACTCATTTATGTCTTGAAGCAACTAGTTGGTATGGAGAAGATTTGGCTACTTTTATGCACGATTTAGGACATAATGTCAGTATAGTAAACCCAGAAAGCTTTTGGCAAAAGTGAGCTGCTCAGAAATAAGACAGATAAATCAGATGCAGTTATGATAGCTAGATTTTGTATCGCCAACAAACCTGCTCTTTGGAAGCCCATTGCACCTGAAATGAGGCATTTGAGGGCGTTGCATGCAATCGCTAAAAGATGATAAGGTGCAACAGACAAATCGcttggaaaacaaaaatatgcatTCCAGTTGCAAAGAAGCTATATCTAAAGTAATTTTGGCAATAGAGGAGCAAATTATTGTTCtcgaaaaagaaattaatgagCATATAAATAACTATCCacatctaaaaaatatggtgGAAAACCTTAAGACTATAAAAGGTATAGGATATCttactgctgttgctgttgtcgcAGAAATGCCATCAGTTGATAACTTTGACAATGCTAAACAATTTACAGCTTTTGCTGCCAGGACATTATCAATCGGGATCGTCAGTAAGTAAGAGAAGTTGCATATGCAAAATAGGATCTGAGCGTATTCGAAAAGCTCTTTATATGCCAGCTATAGTAGTCAAAAACCataataatcattttcaaaAGTTTTGTCAGCGTCTAGCAAGTAAAGGCAAATGTCCAAAAGTCATAGTTCTTGCGTTAATGCGAAAATTAATGCATGTCTTTTTTGGTATTCTTAAAAAGAATCAACCatttaattgtaattttgTTGGATAATTTGTTTGACAGCAGAGACAGTATCTGGGATCTAAATTTTTTATGTGAAaccattatgtttatatactTGTAGGCCCAAGTTCCTCACATAGTGAACAAAAAAGTAAATGAGATTCCAGTGTCACGCGCTGGAATGACACCTACCCCATGAGAACTCTATTTTTCATACCACTCATTTATAAGTTTATTGATATCAGAATCTATAAAATCCTTTAATGGTTGCCTGATTTTTATCTCAACATTTTTATGGATGCACCTATCTTTACATATCGCATAATTTATATGGAAGTTAAGGTCAATATACCcttgatttaaaaatatattcatcTTAAAGGGAAATAATACCATTGATCCCCAACCGGCAAGACGAATGAgtagtggactgtagagtaatatgttcttgtcagtttcgctgtctaattggtactaagaaaatttacatttgtggaacttaacgataggtgtgtgtgtgtgcatacaaattgtggattctaaagctagtaggtatagaaaatataaagatgacaatataggtgacttataaactatgtatcgatagttcctaaaCATCCCGGGCCACCCTGAAACACGGTTTCTGAACTGGGTAGTTTCGCAATTTTCGTTATTGGCCGGGTCAATTCTCCTGCTGCCGTCTTGATCTTGACTGCGCgaaccatattgtcctttcctTGGAACGTGTCGATCACCTTCGCTAGTTGCCATGATGCTGGTGGTGTGTTGGACTCCTTGATGAGCACAACGCTACCGATCGAAATGTTAGGGGTTGTTGTGGTCCACTTAGGACGCTGCTGATGCTTCGCCTCTGCTGACAACTGCGAATGTTGGACTCGTCCACCTACTCTTagcaggttgtccttgtcgatGATTGGTGAGATCTTGACCAATTGAGATTGGTTCCCTAGAGCCTTGTTTGCGCGTAGTAACTGGATCTCCTGttgaaaaccagcttgagcGTGTTGCAGCCACCGAATCCTTGCTGCCTTGATCTCATCGAATGTTAGAGAATTCGATATTTGGTTCGAAGATGGGTGCTTCATGCGATGAATGAAGCGCAAAACGTAAGCAAGTGTGTGTATAAGCTTCAGCCAAGATGAGTTGCGATTGAGAAGCTTATCCCATGGGTTGTCCGTCGTGACATTCGTCTGCGCAGCTAGGCAGGTAGTTTTGACTTCGTCTTGTATGCGTTTGTCTGAAAGAGAAGTACAGTTATGAGTATTGTTCAATTTCACCAAGAATTGATCCTTGTCCCTCAGCCATGAAGGACCCTTCCACCATAATTGGAAGTCAATGAGCTCGGATACTCCCAAGCCACGGGATGCGCAATCCGCTGGGTTCGATTTTGAGTCTACATGCCGCCATGCATGCTTCGGGATGGTTTCGAGGATTTCTGAAGTGCGGTTCCCAACAAACGTCTTGAGTTGGGCTGGTAAATACGATAACCATGACAGGACTATCGTCGAATCACTCCATGCGTAGATCGTTACGTCGTTGTTCATTAGTCCAGCTTTTATGGATTGCAGAAGTTGACTCAATAGAAGTGCGCCACATAGTTCCAGGCGCGGCAAAGACTGCTGCTTCAAAGGTGCCACTCTGGTTTTTGCAGCAAGTATGGCGACCGAAATGGTTCCATCGTCGTTAACCACTCGGCTGTATACCACCGCTGAGTACGCCTTGGTGGATGCATCTGAAAATCCGTGCAATTCGATTCTCTGTTTGTCGCTTTTAACTAAGCGCGGTATCTGGAGCTTGTGAAGGTTGTCCAGATCAGCTCGCCATTTGAGCCAGTTGTTTGCTAGTTTGCTCGGTAGTTCGTCgtcccaattcaaattcaacagccagagtttttgaaatagtattttgaattgaactACGATTGGTGCTAATAGACCGAGAGGGTCGAATATACGTGAGACATCCGACAACACTTGCCTCTTGGTGCAGCGAGGGTCTTTCGATAGGTTTACATTGTACGCCAATGTGTCCTCTCCAGGGTGCCAATGCAGCCCTAGCACTTTGACTGGTGATTGTGAGGAATCCGTGTTATCCTCCGATTTGATGCGTTTGGTATTCGATACCCATTTCCCGAGCTCTAGGTTAGCACAGGACATCAGTTGGACCAGTTCGTCCCTGTTGCGTAGCAGCTCATCCTCACTATTTGCTCCAGTGAGAACGTCGTCGACATAGAAGTCCTCCAACACGATTTTTGCTGCGTTCGGAAACTCGTGCTTATGGTCAGCAGCTAGTTGCTCTAGCACTCTGACTGCTAGAAATGGTGCGCATGATGTTCCATACGTCACCGTGCATAGTTGGAAGTGCTTGATAGGATCTGAGGGATCCTCTCTCCATACGATTCTTTGATAGTCTCTATGTTTTTCGCTCACCCATATTTGACGGAACATCTTGACtatgtccgctgaagagacgtATTTGTACATACGGAATCGCAAGCACACAGCAAATAGGTCTCGCTGAATACTCGGTCCGATCGAGAGCGTGTCGTTTAACGCCATGCCTTTGGCGTCTTGATATGATCCGTCGAAAACCACTCGAAGTTTCCGACCCAATACGGGATGATGTGGCAAGTAGAAATTCCTACCCTTGGGAATTTCGGTCGGTGAGATTTCTCGCATATGTCCTAGCTCCTGGTATTCCCTCATGAACTTTACGTAGTCGTTACGTAATTGTTGATTCTGTGCTAAACGTCGTTCAACTGATTTGAACCTCTGCAACGCTCCTTGAAGTGTATCTGCGAATTGTGTTTCGGATACTTTAAACGGAAGTTCCACGATGTACTTGCCTTGTTTGTCTCGAGTGTGTGTTGCAAGAAAGtgtttctccacctcctcgtcTTCAGGTTGAACTTCTGCTTTGCGATGTATGCTTTCCAGTTCCCAGAACCTTCTGAGATAAGCATCGATGtctattgttgttgtaagTGCCGTAGCGCTGCATGCGCGTGATGAAAGCAGTGATGTAATTACCCATCCGAAAATTGATGATATAGCAATGAGCTTTCCTTTGTCGTCGTAGATTTTTCTTCCAGTTATAACACTCCAAACGTGTTCGCTGCCCAAAAGAATGTCA
This region of Drosophila ananassae strain 14024-0371.13 chromosome 4 unlocalized genomic scaffold, ASM1763931v2 tig00000066, whole genome shotgun sequence genomic DNA includes:
- the LOC123257812 gene encoding uncharacterized protein LOC123257812, coding for MEQLKALTKGRARLKANITRSLAWAEDAQHSNATRAEVSSRLEHLNTTWKDFNRFGDEIAMLDEVDGYVDPEHDNIFYEEKYLRAHALLSAMFMKLPTTTRSDTATLRKVSDGANEIVRGLDAIEETGRDCWIIYLTLEKLDADTRRRWIERSVETDSPTLEEFFKFLDARCEELELSKRETIGGKTTASIGDKGRKVTHSLVVLEGNKCSKCHSTEHRLYGCQQFLDMSAGQRFSFAKENALCYNCLNPGHGVRKCKSTFKCRQCKGQHHSLLHLQRTQQAIGTISQTGEDQEDPSAHISTVTTSHIAQAEGSAAMVCAQGTANSQQSTGWNRSTLPTAMVNVRNAKGDLVACRLLLDTGSELSYISERCIQTLGLARTPSRILVTGISSTKADTTRGCSTISIQSRISQDQLVVQAHVLGKITSSLERQTIDASVLRVFNDLQLADSQFSTNAPIDILLGSEHVWSVITGRKIYDDKGKLIAISSIFGWVITSLLSSRACSATALTTTIDIDAYLRRFWELESIQRKAEVQPEDEEVEKHFLATHTRDEQGKYIVELPFKVSETQFADTLQGALQRFKSVERRLAQNQQLRNDYVKFMREYQELGHMREISPTEIPKGRNFYLPHHPVLGRKLRVVFDGSYQDAKGMALNDTLSIGPSIQRDLFAVCLRFRMYKYVSSADIVKMFRQIWVSEKHRDYQRIVWREDPSDPIKHFQLCTVTYGTSCAPFLAVRVLEQLAADHKHEFPNAAKIVLEDFYVDDVLTGANSEDELLRNRDELVQLMSCANLELGKWVSNTKRIKSEDNTDSSQSPVKVLGLHWHPGEDTLAYNVNLSKDPRCTKRQVLSDVSPNNWLKWRADLDNLHKLQIPRLVKSDKQRIELHGFSDASTKAYSAVVYSRVVNDDGTISVAILAAKTRVAPLKQQSLPRLELCGALLLSQLLQSIKAGLMNNDVTIYAWSDSTIVLSWLSYLPAQLKTFVGNRTSEILETIPKHAWRHVDSKSNPADCASRGLGVSELIDFQLWWKGPSWLRDKEQFLERLNNTHNCTSLSDKRIQDEVKTTCLAAQTNVTTDNPWDKLLNRNSSWLKLIHTLAYVLRFIHRMKHPSSKQTSNSLTFDEIKAARTRWLQHAQAGFQQEIQLLRANKALGNQSQLVKISPIIDKDNLLRVGGRIQHSQLSAEAKHQQRPKWTTPTPNISIGSVALVKESNTPPAL
- the LOC123257813 gene encoding uncharacterized protein LOC123257813, encoding MEQLKALTKGRARLKANITRSLAWAEDARHSNATRAEVSSRLEHLNTTWKDFNRFGDEIAMLDEVEGYVDPEHDNIFYEEKYLRAHALLSAMFMKLPTTTRSDTATLRKVSDGANEIVLGLDAIEETGRDCWIIYLTLEKLDADTRRRWIERSVETDSPTLEEFFKFLDARCEELELSKRETIGGKTSASIGDKGRKVTHSLVVLEGNKCSKCHSTEHRLYGCQQFLDMSAGQRFSFAKENALCYNCLNPGHGVRKCKSTFKCRQCKGQHHSLLHLQRTQQAIGTISQTGEDQEDPSAHISTVTTSHIAQAEGSAAMVCAQGTANSQQSTGWNRSTLPTAMVNVRNAKGDLVACRLLLDTGSELSYISERCIQTLGLARTPSRILVTGISSTKADTTRGCSTISIQSRISQDQLVVQAHVLGKITSSLERQTIDASVLRVFNDLQLADSQFSTNAPIDILLGSEHVWSVITGRKIYDDKGKLIAISSIFGWVITSLLSSRACSATALTTTIDIDAYLRRFWELESIHRKAEVQPEDEEVEKHFLATHTRDKQGKYIVELPFKVSETQFADTLQGALQRFKSVERRLAQNQQLRNDYVKFMREYQELGHMREISPTEIPKGRNFYLPHHPVLGRKLRVVFDGSYQDAKGMALNDTLSIGPSIQRDLFAVCLRFRMYKYVSSADIVKMFRQIWVSEKHRDYQRIVWREDPSDPIKHFQLCTVTYGTSCAPFLAVRVLEQLAADHKHEFPNAAKIVLEDFYVDDVLTGANSEDELLRNRDELVQLMSCANLELGKWVSNTKRIKSEDNTDSSQSPVKVLGLHWHPGEDTLAYNVNLSKDPRCTKRQVLSDVSPNNWLKWRADLDNLHKLQIPRLVKSDKQRIELHGFSDASTKAYSAVVYSRVVNDDGTISVAILAAKTRVAPLKQQSLPRLELCGALLLSQLLQSIKAGLMNNDVTIYAWSDSTIVLSWLSYLPAQLKTFVGNRTSEILETIPKHAWRHVDSKSNPADCASRGLGVSELIDFQLWWKGPSWLRDKDQFLVKLNNTHNCTSLSDKRIQDEVKTTCLAAQTNVTTDNPWDKLLNRNSSWLKLIHTLAYVLRFIHRMKHPSSNQISNSLTFDEIKAARIRWLQHAQAGFQQEIQLLRANKALGNQSQLVKISPIIDKDNLLRVGGRVQHSQLSAEAKHQQRPKWTTTTPNISIGSVVLIKESNTPPASWQLAKVIDTFQGKDNMVRAVKIKTAAGELTRPITKIAKLPSSETVFQGGPGCLGTIDT